One part of the Eucalyptus grandis isolate ANBG69807.140 chromosome 10, ASM1654582v1, whole genome shotgun sequence genome encodes these proteins:
- the LOC104423276 gene encoding auxin-responsive protein SAUR72, with the protein MDSKKSNKISDIVRLQQILKKWKKIANAPKNTNRSGNSSTGNSNSTTTSTGNGSKSIKFLKRTLSFSDVTASSSDAVPKGFLAVSVGKELKRFVIPTEHLRHPAFGILLQEAEEEFGFQQEGVLKIPCEVRVFEMILKAVEEKRDVTFFSHEYVEKDAISCGSSDCELTPSHHPQMCR; encoded by the coding sequence ATGGATTCTAAGAAGTCTAACAAGATCAGTGACATTGTTAGGCTTCAACAGATCctcaagaaatggaaaaagatcGCAAACGCCCCCAAGAACACCAACAGAAGTGGCAATAGCAGCACAGGCAACTCCAATTCAACTACCACTTCCACGGGAAATGGCAGCAAAAGCATCAAGTTTCTGAAGAGAACTCTTTCCTTCTCGGACGTCACAGCATCGTCTAGTGACGCCGTCCCCAAAGGCTTTTTGGCCGTCTCTGTGGGGAAAGAGCTGAAGAGATTTGTGATCCCTACTGAGCATTTAAGACACCCGGCATTCGGGATACTTCTgcaagaagcagaagaagagtTTGGCTTCCAACAGGAAGGAGTTCTCAAGATTCCATGTGAAGTGCGTGTTTTCGAGATGATCTTGAAGGCTGTCGAGGAAAAAAGAGACGTCACATTCTTCTCGCATGAGTATGTAGAGAAAGATGCCATTAGCTGTGGCTCATCCGATTGTGAGCTCACACCTTCTCATCACCCCCAAATGTGCAGATAA